In Pyrus communis chromosome 8, drPyrComm1.1, whole genome shotgun sequence, one genomic interval encodes:
- the LOC137742452 gene encoding universal stress protein PHOS32-like isoform X1, with product MNHTQQPSQPQDLSDPQLPHIRVHHPNSPRHHPNSPRHHSSSAATPTPTAGARRKLGVAVDLSDESAHAVRWAVDHYIRPGDAVILLHVSPTSVLFGADWGSVDLSINTNDDIDFVDNHALHDSVRQKKLENDFDAFTASKAADLAKPLREAQIPYKIHIVKDHDMKERLCLEVERLGLSAVIMGSRGVGAAKRGNDGRLGSVSDYCVHHCVCPVVVVRFPEDDNCGVADGGSGAPSVAAAVVSVKENEEEEAVIKPVLKEEHKSVCVDV from the exons ATGAATCACACGCAGCAGCCTTCCCAGCCCCAAGATCTGTCAGATCCCCAACTCCCCCATATCAGAGTCCACCACCCCAACTCTCCCCGACACCACCCCAACTCCCCTCGTCACCACTCCTCCTCCGCCGCCACTCCCACCCCCACCGCCGGCGCGCGCCGCAAGCTCGGCGTCGCCGTTGACCTCTCTGACGAGAGCGCCCACGCCGTCCGCTGGGCTGTCGACCACTACATCCGCCCCGGCGACGCCGTCATCCTCCTCCACGTCAGCCCCACCTCCGTCCTCTTCGGCGCCGACTGGGGCTCCGTTGACCTCTCCATCAATACCAACGACGACATTGATTTCGTCGACAACCACGCCCTGCACGACTCCGTCAGGCAGAAGAAGCTTGAGAACGACTTCGATGCCTTCACCGCCTCCAAGGCCGCCGATCTTGCCAAGCCCTTGAGGGAGGCGCAGATTCCGTACAAGATCCACATCGTCAAGGACCATGACATGAAGGAGCGGCTCTGCTTGGAGGTCGAGAGGCTAGGGCTCAGTGCCGTGATCATGGGGAGCCGAGGGGTCGGCGCTGCCAAGCGTGGGAACGACGGCAGGCTGGGAAGCGTCAGCGATTATTGTGTACACCACTGTGTTTGTCCCGTTGTTGTTGTCCGGTTTCCGGAGGATGACAATTGCGGCGTTGCTGATGGTGGTTCTGGTGCTCCTTCTGTTGCTGCGGCGGTTGTTTCTGTTAAAGAGAATGAGGAGGAAGAGGCCGTGATCAAGCCGGTGCTAAAGGAGGAGCATAAGTCAG TTTGTGTAGATGTTTGA
- the LOC137742452 gene encoding universal stress protein PHOS32-like isoform X2 produces the protein MNHTQQPSQPQDLSDPQLPHIRVHHPNSPRHHPNSPRHHSSSAATPTPTAGARRKLGVAVDLSDESAHAVRWAVDHYIRPGDAVILLHVSPTSVLFGADWGSVDLSINTNDDIDFVDNHALHDSVRQKKLENDFDAFTASKAADLAKPLREAQIPYKIHIVKDHDMKERLCLEVERLGLSAVIMGSRGVGAAKRGNDGRLGSVSDYCVHHCVCPVVVVRFPEDDNCGVADGGSGAPSVAAAVVSVKENEEEEAVIKPVLKEEHKSEA, from the exons ATGAATCACACGCAGCAGCCTTCCCAGCCCCAAGATCTGTCAGATCCCCAACTCCCCCATATCAGAGTCCACCACCCCAACTCTCCCCGACACCACCCCAACTCCCCTCGTCACCACTCCTCCTCCGCCGCCACTCCCACCCCCACCGCCGGCGCGCGCCGCAAGCTCGGCGTCGCCGTTGACCTCTCTGACGAGAGCGCCCACGCCGTCCGCTGGGCTGTCGACCACTACATCCGCCCCGGCGACGCCGTCATCCTCCTCCACGTCAGCCCCACCTCCGTCCTCTTCGGCGCCGACTGGGGCTCCGTTGACCTCTCCATCAATACCAACGACGACATTGATTTCGTCGACAACCACGCCCTGCACGACTCCGTCAGGCAGAAGAAGCTTGAGAACGACTTCGATGCCTTCACCGCCTCCAAGGCCGCCGATCTTGCCAAGCCCTTGAGGGAGGCGCAGATTCCGTACAAGATCCACATCGTCAAGGACCATGACATGAAGGAGCGGCTCTGCTTGGAGGTCGAGAGGCTAGGGCTCAGTGCCGTGATCATGGGGAGCCGAGGGGTCGGCGCTGCCAAGCGTGGGAACGACGGCAGGCTGGGAAGCGTCAGCGATTATTGTGTACACCACTGTGTTTGTCCCGTTGTTGTTGTCCGGTTTCCGGAGGATGACAATTGCGGCGTTGCTGATGGTGGTTCTGGTGCTCCTTCTGTTGCTGCGGCGGTTGTTTCTGTTAAAGAGAATGAGGAGGAAGAGGCCGTGATCAAGCCGGTGCTAAAGGAGGAGCATAAGTCAG AAGCTTAG
- the LOC137743808 gene encoding zinc finger protein CONSTANS-LIKE 2-like has translation MRECELCGVRARVHCEADQARLCWDCDRKVHGANFLVAKHPRSLLCHGCQSLTPWTGSGSKLTPTVSVCETCVERRGSKFERRGEVQESEAENDGDDDDEEEDDDDDDCDESDEDENQVVPWSCCSYSAAEPPLVASCSSSKEEEEEEEYSVSKRMRGTSPLKNDIYS, from the coding sequence atgagagagtGCGAACTTTGCGGAGTTCGGGCGCGGGTTCACTGCGAGGCGGACCAGGCGAGGCTGTGCTGGGACTGCGACAGGAAGGTTCACGGAGCTAACTTTCTGGTGGCGAAGCATCCAAGGAGCCTCCTCTGCCACGGATGCCAGTCGCTGACGCCGTGGACGGGGTCGGGTTCCAAGCTCACGCCGACGGTCTCTGTCTGCGAGACATGCGTGGAACGCCGCGGGAGTAAGTTCGAGCGGCGGGGGGAGGTTCAAGAAAGCGAAGCGGAGAATGACGGCGATGATGATGACGAGGAGGaggatgatgacgatgatgattgTGACGAGAGTGATGAAGATGAGAATCAGGTGGTTCCATGGTCGTGTTGTTCGTATTCGGCCGCGGAGCCTCCGCTGGTGGCTAGTTGTTCGAGCAgtaaagaagaggaagaggaagaggaatatTCGGTGTCGAAGCGAATGCGTGGGACTTCACCTTTGAAGAATGACATATATTCATAA
- the LOC137742852 gene encoding uncharacterized protein — MSIDEGIETQPLAFNLMEHDHIQQFTIPNNVEGIVDERQRITRSVQASRGINRPRWAPNGTKELMKFNEQGQPVEPPHTVARFSRFLGMLAQEASYFPINVVDWRHFYRASNMDRAWQRIKGTLDWTDGITLELEPKIRRVCEKKLNDRWKDYKANLKKEQANGSKPDRITFFTLTHTRKNGEPVDARSAAIIDEFNTNLKLYEDRNEIITDEVRHIVYANVLGPERDNRVRGFGTGVVWSDVPGIITEKRGICREVEAIKASYEEQRKAANFEIEKLKMEASEREERQRIEAANVVAQLRKEYAESMVAHNRQVELEVENMKREMRAEIMFALKRAADGGMVEPNHIDVPQVCVNRIEQGNGMEIQASGEVEDEGFVVVQNNGTDDELGYRPCMVNVTGFSK; from the exons ATGTCGATTGACGAAGGCATCGAAACTCAACCATTGGCATTCAACCTGATGGAACATGACCACATACAGCAATTCACAATTCCAAATAATGTCGAAGGCATCGTGGATGAACGTCAACGTATAACCCGTTCAGTGCAGGCGAGTAGGGGAATAAATAGGCCACGATGGGCACCAAATGGTACAAAGGAGCTGATGAAATTTAATGAGCAAGGGCAGCCGGTAGAGCCTCCTCATACCGTTGCTAGATTTTCTAGGTTCTTAGGAATGCTAGCTCAAGAAGCATCATATTTTCCAATTAATGTAGTTGATTGGAGGCATTTCTACAGGGCTTCAAACATGGATCGTGCTTGGCAGAGGATTAAG GGGACTCTTGATTGGACAGATGGTATAACACTCGAATTGGAGCCCAAAATTCGGCGGGTTTGTGAGAAGAAGTTGAATGATAGATGGAAGGATtacaaggcaaacctgaagaag GAACAAGCGAATGGAAGCAAACCAGACCGCATCACATTCTTTACGCTAACACATACTCGGAAGAATGGGGAACCAGTGGATGCTCGATCAGCTGCAATAATT GATGAATTCAATACAAACCTGAAGTTGTACGAGGATAGGAATGAGATCATAACTGATGAGGTTCGGCATATTGTGTACGCTAATGTATTGGGGCCTGAGAGAGACAACCGTGTAAGAGGGTTTGGGACAGGGGTTGTGTGGTCTGATGTGCCAGGTATTATAACTGAGAAAAGGGGAATTTGTAGAGAGGTTGAAGCAATTAAAGCATCGTATGAGGAGCAAAGAAAAGCTGCTAACTTTGAAATTGAGAAACTTAAGATGGAGGCAAGTGAGAGAGAAGAAAGGCAAAGGATTGAGGCAGCAAATGTGGTTGCACAATTGAGGAAAGAATATGCCGAGTCAATGGTGGCACACAATAGACAGGTGGAATTGGAAGTGGAGAATATGAAGCGTGAAATGAGGGCTGAAATTATGTTCGCGCTGAAGAGGGCTGCTGATGGAGGCATGGTGGAACCAAATCACATTGATGTGCCTCAAGTTTGTGTCAATAGAATTGAACAAGGGAATGGTATGGAGATCCAAGCAAGTGGAGAAGTTGAAGATGAGGGTTTTGTTGTGGTACAGAATAATGGCACAGATGATGAGCTTGGGTATCGTCCATGCATGGTGAATGTCACTGGCTTCAGTAAGTGA
- the LOC137742853 gene encoding uncharacterized protein, protein MRTGRSCQDCEQPRLVGDGRGQRKLHSRDAGASPKKFVRSKASLNPFTEDYRTGLAKFISNSLQVSSLDGNIKCPCAKCLNRFWLSKNEVEAHLIVEGMDRSYLEGSWVWHGETFGDPIASSQAAQQSATVTNPYCELGPLLEDIFSRPSVMGGMPINNHSGQETVIPAYARKFEAMVQDGNAELYPGCGMKKMDFLIRVFQNKCLYGCSESAVQANLQLLKHILPNGHSLPNNVMSTKGLLKNFMLPHQKIHACENDCMLYWKHNSGLDACQTCGVSRYTTEVDETSRSSKKRIPRKVLRYFPITPRLQRLYMSRHTSEDMCWHGLSRPEDGFLRHPADSFAWKQLDLKFPTFGDEMRNVRLGLASDGFNPFGKCSSDYSIWPVLLTVYNLPPWLCMKAPFILMALLIPGKESSGNDIDVYLEPLIDELKVLWTSGVPTYDTFRQETFTLRAAVLWTISDFPAYGNLSGWSTHGKLACPCCNYKTESTYLKKGRKYCYMGHRRFLPMSHVFRRQRKAFNLSDEREQAPSPLTGCECRRQLSILRFKYGKTPRKVVGEKRPLPRATVGPWKKHSIFFKLPYWEHLVLRHCLDVMHIEKNVTESLVATLLGIVGKSKDNLNARLDLELMGMKPELHRKFVNGKPKMPPGVYTMKPLEKELFCKVLASIQVPDNYSSNISRLVHTKEKIVRGLKSHDWHVLMQQFLPIAIRKCLPTATAQILLELSAFFRHLCTKKGSVECFRKLTPKIVMILCQLERILPPAFFVVSLYLTIHLVEEAALAGPVHYRWMYPIERFLLTLKKYVRNKNRPEGSMTQGYLAEECLSFCGMYLEGVETRLNRPSRNADRIRPDYEGDFDIFCATGHSLGMREDYHLDNHDWEIARSFKVIGTQSNGNYQNYGVFLQSNVPSYAGPRDRNPVTGLVDYYGVLTDVFEIKYHMERTVVLFKCNWFDGTSRNTGEGVKSDRYGFRLVNFNKISSTSDPFILASQALQVFYVQDPTDIEWHVAIKTRPRDFFDMSSTHDDDPCDGQDVEHATGDNDEVRVRIDVDAQDFEDCL, encoded by the exons ATGCGGACAGGGCGTAGCTGTCAAGACTGTGAGCAGCCTCGTTTAGTTGGCGACGGGCGTGGGCAGCGGAAGCTCCACTCCCGCGATGCTG GGGCATCACCTAAAAAG TTTGTTAGGAGCAAG GCCAGTTTGAATCCGTTTACAGAGGATTACAGAACAGGGCTAGCAAAATTTATCTCAAACTCATTGCAAGTTTCTTCTCTTGATGGCAACATCAAATGTCCATGTGCTAAATGCTTGAATAGGTTCTGGTTGAGTAAGAATGAAGTTGAAGCACATCTAATTGTTGAAGGTATGGACCGTTCATACTTGGAAGGCTCGTGGGTATGGCATGGAGAGACATTTGGTGACCCTATTGCAAGTAGCCAAGCTGCACAACAAAGTGCTACTGTTACTAATCCTTATTGTGAACTAGGCCCCTTGCTTGAAGATATTTTCTCTCGTCCCAGTGTAATGGGTGGCATGCCTATTAATAATCACAGCGGGCAGGAAACTGTGATACCTGCATATGCACgtaagtttgaagccatggtgCAAGACGGCAACGCAGAATTATATCCGGGTTGTGGTATGAAGAAAATGGACTTCCTAATACGAGTATTTCAAAACAAGTGTTTATATGGGTGCAGCGAAAGTGCAGTGCAAGCTAATCTTCAGCTTTTGAAACATATACTCCCAAATGGTCATTCTTTACCAAATAACGTGATGAGTACAAAGGGATTGCTGAAAAATTTCATGTTGCCTCACCAAAAGATCCATGCATGTGAAAATGACTGCATGTTGTATTGGAAACATAACAGTGGTTTAGATGCTTGTCAAACATGTGGTGTGTCCAGATATACAACCGAGGTTGATGAGACATCACGAAGCAGTAAAAAGAGAATACCTCGGAAGGTGCTAAGATATTTTCCTATTACACCTCGCTTACAAAGGCTTTACATGTCTCGACACACCAGTGAAGATATGTGTTGGCATGGGCTTTCTCGCCCCGAGGATGGCTTCTTAAGACATCCAGCTGATTCCTTTGCATGGAAGCAATTAGATTTGAAATTTCCAACATTTGGTGATGAAATGCGCAATGTACGTCTTGGGTTGGCAAGTGACGGATTCAACCCCTTCGGAAAATGCAGCTCCGACTATAGCATCTGGCCAGTATTGTTGACTGTCTACAATTTACCACCTTGGTTGTGTATGAAAGCACCGTTCATATTGATGGCTTTGTTAATACCGGGAAAAGAATCTTCGGGAAATGATATTGACGTATACCTTGAACCATTAATAGACGAGCTGAAAGTATTGTGGACCTCAGGGGTTCCCACTTATGATACATTTAGGCAAGAGACCTTCACCTTACGAGCAGCTGTTTTATGGACTATTAGCGACTTCCCCGCCTATGGGAACTTGTCCGGTTGGAGCACACATGGGAAATTAGCATGTCCTTGTTGCAACTACAAGACTGAGTCGACATATCTTAAAAAGGGTAGGAAATATTGTTATATGGGTCACCGTCGTTTCTTGCCCATGTCACATGTTTTTCGTCGACAGAGGAAAGCCTTTAATCTTTCTGACGAGAGAGAGCAAGCACCTTCCCCCTTGACCGGATGTGAATGTCGTCGACAGTTGTCCATTTTACGGTTCAAATATGGTAAGACCCCACGGAAAGTGGTTGGAGAAAAAAGACCACTACCCAGAGCAACAGTTGGGCCATGGAAGAAACATAGTATTTTCTTCAAGTTGCCGTATTGGGAACATCTTGTGCTTCGACATTGCCTTGATGTCATGCACATTGAAAAAAATGTCACTGAAAGTTTGGTTGCAACTCTGCTGGGTATTGTTGGGAAAAGCAAGGATAACTTGAATGCAAGGTTGGATCTGGAATTGATGGGCATGAAACCGGAGTTGCACAGAAAATTTGTCAATGGAAAGCCAAAGATGCCTCCCGGTGTATATACTATGAAACCATTAGAGAAGGAATTGTTTTGCAAGGTTTTAGCCTCAATACAAGTGCCTGACAATTACTCGTCCAATATTTCACGACTTGTGCATACAAAGGAAAAGATCGTAAGGGGACTTAAAAGTCATGATTGGCATGTTTTAATGCAGCAATTCCTTCCAATTGCCATACGTAAATGCCTCCCAACTGCGACTGCACAGATATTATTGGAACTAAGTGCATTCTTCAGACATTTGTGTACTAAAAAAGGGTCAGTGGAATGCTTTCGCAAACTCACACCCAAAATAGTTATGATCCTATGCCAATTGGAAAGGATATTACCGCCTGCATTCTTTGTCGTCAGTCTTTACCTCACAATACATCTTGTCGAGGAAGCTGCACTTGCAGGTCCGGTGCACTACAGATGGATGTACCCAATTGAGAG GTTCCTGCTGACGTTGAAGAAGTATGTTCGAAATAAAAATCGACCAGAGGGAAGCATGACCCAAGGATATCTGGCTGAGGAGTGCTTGTCTTTTTGTGGGATGTATTTGGAAGGCGTGGAGACACGTTTGAACCGTCCAAGCCGAAATGCAGATAGAATACGTCCTGACTATGAGGGTGACTTTGACATATTTTGTGCCACTGGGCATTCACTTGGTATGCGGGAAGATTATCATCTTGACAACCACGATTGGGAGATTGCACGATC GTTCAAAGTAATAGGCACACAATCCAATGGGAATTACCAAAACTATGGTGTTTTCCTACAGTCTAATGTTCCAAGTTATGCTGGCCCACGTGACCGGAACCCTGTTACCGGTTTGGTAGACTACTATGGGGTTCTAACAGATGTATTTGAAATCAAGTACCATATGGAACGGACAGTGGTATTATTCAAGTGCAACTGGTTTGATGGCACTTCCAGAAATACAGGTGAGGGAGTAAAATCAGACAGATATGGCTTTAGATTGGTTAACTTCAATAAGATTTCGTCTACAAGTGACCCATTCATTCTCGCATCACAAGCACTACAAGTGTTCTATGTACAAGACCCAACAGATATAGAATGGCATGTTGCAATCAAAACAAGACCACGTGATTTCTTTGATATGTCCTCAACACATGATGATGATCCGTGCGATGGacaagatgtcgaacatgcaaCTGGTGATAATGATGAGGTTCGAGTTAGAATCGATGTAGACGCCCAAGACTTTGAAGATTGCTTGTAA